The genomic DNA CAGGATCACGGACACCACGCCATAGGCGAAGTCCCAGCCCCAGTTGGGATAGCGATCCATGGCGGAGGTGATGCCCCGGAAGCAGCCACTGGCGAGGAAGTAGGCGGCGAGCAGCAGCGTGAGCGACACCAGTCCCACACCCGGCTGGGCCAGGACGAGAACGCCCACCAGGAGCGACAGGATGCCGCCCAGCACGAAGTGCAGATAGGGGCCGGAGCCGCGCACGCGAAACCCGTGGACGATTTCCAGGATGCCCGCCACGCCCAGCGCCGCACCATAGAAGAGGACGGACACGAAGCTCGTCCAGACCACGGCACCGAGCGCCAGGACGCCAAGCACGGTGAGCAGCAGTCCCATCACGAAGGGGCCGCCCCAGAGGGCCGACGCGGGGCGGGACCCTCGAGACGAGGAGTTCAAGGGGATTTCAGGAGTAGCCATTGCGAGACCTCCACGGTGAGTGCACTCCCTGCGAAGCTGGGCGTACGTCCAGGACGTGACAAGGGAAGCAACAGCCACCGGGGGACCAACGGCTCCTCGGGCCGGAGCATGAGCGGACCGAGGGCTTCACCGCGCGGCGGGCTTGAGCCGCTGGGCGCCCTCGGGAAGGGCCTCGTCGCTCCGGTGCGCCTCGTCCCGCGCGTCCCGCACCACCTGGACGCCGCCGGAATCGGCGAGCACGGTGCGCCAGGCGCCCTGGGGCGCGAGCACGTCGGCCTCGCGAGGGCCCCACGTCCCGGGCTCGTACTCGTGCACCTGGCCGTCATGGAGGATGGGGTCCACCACCCGCCACGCCTCCTCCACGCTCTCCTGGCGTGCGAAGAGCGAGATGTCCCCCCGCATGGCGTCTCCGAGCAGCCGCTCGTAGGGCTTCATCGCCGCGGCCGAGTGCTGACTGGCCACCAGGTCCACGTCCTCGCCCTCCATGCTGGTGCCGGGCTTCTTGGCGCGGGCGCCAATGGAGATGCGCACATCCGGCCCGAGCCGGAAGCGCACGAAGTTGGGGGAGGCCTGGGTGGGCGCCTCGAAGATGGGCCGGGGCGGGTGGTTGAGCTCCACGAACACCTCGGTGGCATCGGTGGGCAGGCACTTGCCGGCGCGGATGTAGAAGGGCACGTCCGCCCAGCGCCACGAGTCGATGAAGAGCCGCACCGCGGCGAACGTCTCCACCCGGGAGTCCGGGGCCACGCCGGGCACCTGGCGGTAGCCGCGGAACTGGCCGCGCACCACGCTGTCGGGCGAGAGCGAGCGCATGGCCTTGAAGACGCGCGCCTTCTCGTCGCGCAGGGCCTCGGCGGACGAGCAGAACGGAGCGTCCATGGTGAGCAGCGCCACGATCTGCAGCAGGTGGTTCTGCAGCACGTCGCGCACGGCGCCCACCTCCTCGTAGAAGGCGCCCCGGCCCTTGATGCCGAAGCTCTCCGCGAGCGTCACCTGCACGCTCCGCACGTGCTGCCGGTTCCAGATGGGCTCGAGGAACACGTTGGCGAAGCGGAAGAAGAGCAGGTTCTGCACCGGCTCCTTCCCGAGGAAGTGATCGATGCGGAAGATGGAGGACTCGGGCAGGAAGCGGTGGAGCGTCTCGTTGAGCGCGCGCGCCGAGGCCAGATCCCGTCCGAAGGGCTTCTCCACCACCACGCGCGCCTGGGACAGACACTCCGCCTTCGACAGGCCCTCCACCACGGTGCCGAAGAGACTCGGGGGGATGGCCAGGTAGTGCAGGGGCCGCTGGGCCTGGCCCAGCTCCTTCTTCACCGCGTTGAAGGTGCCCGGGTCCCGGTAGTCCCCGTCCACGTAGCGCAGCAGCTGGAACAAGCGCTGGAGGGAGTCCTCGTCATGCGCCTGCCCATGCTCACGGATGCTGGCGCGGGCGCGCTCCTTGAGCTGGTCCAGGTTCCAACCCGCCTTGGCCACGCCGATGATGGGCACGGACAGACCGTCGCGCGCCACCAGCGCCAGGAGCGAGGGGAAGATCTGCTTGTAGGCGAGGTCTCCCGTGGCACCGAAGAAGACGAGGGCATCCGAGTGAGTTTCCTGAGCCATGGGTTCACCCGCCTCCCTTCATCTTCTTCTCCAGGTGGCCGCCGAACGCGAAGCGCATGGCGGAGAGCAACTTGTTGGAGAACTCGGCCTCGCCCTGGCTGGTGAAGCGCGAGTACAGAGCACTGGCGAGCACGGGCGTGGGAACGCCCTCGTCGATGGCGGCCTGCTGCGTCCAGCGGCCCTCGCCCGAGTCGGACACGCGGCCGGAGAAGTCACTCAGCTCCGGATTCTTGAACAAGGCCTGGGCCGACAAATCCAACAACCACGAGCCGATGACGCTGCCGCGCCGCCACAACTCGGTCACCTCGGCCAGGTTGAAGTCATACGGATAGGCCTCGGGCTCGCGCAGGGGCGCCGTCTCCGCGTCGGCGGTGGGCGGGTGCTTCCCCACGTTCGCGTGGTGCAGGATGTTGAGCCCCTCGGCGTAGGCGGCCATGAGGGCGTACTCGATGCCGTTGTGCACCATCTTCACGAAGTGGCCCGCGCCATTGGGGCCGCAGTGCAGCCAGCCCTGCTCGGCGGGAGTCGGAGGCCCCTCGCGGCCCGGGGTCCGGGGCTCGGCCTCCACGCCCGGCGCCAGGGCGGAGAAGACGGGCTCCAGGCGGCCCACGGCCTCCTGCTCACCGCCAATCATCAGACAGTAGCCGCGCGTCTGGCCCCACACCCCGCCACTCACGCCCGCGTCCACATAATGGATGCCCCGGGCGCGCAGCTCCGCCGAGCGGCGCAGGTCATCCCGGTAATGGGAGTTGCCGCCCTCGATGACGGTGTCCCCGGCCTCGAGCAGGGCCGTCAGCTTCGTCAACGTGCCGTCCACCACGCCCGCGGGCAGCATCAACCACACCGCGCGCGGGGCGGGCAGCCGCCGCACCAGCTCCTCCAGGGAGTGGGCCCCCTGGGCGCCGTCCTTCTGGAGCGAGTCGACGCTCTCGCGGCGCGTGTCATGCACGACACACGAATGCCCGGCCTTGAGCAGACGGCGCACCATGGCGGCCCCCATCCGGCCCAACCCAATCATTCCCAACTCCATCGCCCCGCCTCCATCCCGTCCGGGCCGAGGAATCGCGCGAAGGGCCTGGCTGCCCGTTCGCTCCCCTTCCCGAGGACCCGTGCTCGCCCGGGAAGACGTCCTCAACCTGCGCACGGAGCGAGGCCCGGACAGGCCAGACCACTGGTCCATGGGACGGGCGGACAGGCGGCGGGGGCCTCCCTGGTTGCCGTGTCCACGCCACGTCTCCAAGTTGAGCCACATATGTCCCGACCCATCGAGGACTACGCCCTGATTGGAGACACCCAGACGGCGGCGCTGGTCGGCCGGGACGGGTCCATCGATTGGCTATGCCTGCCGCGCTTCGACTCGGGCGCGTGTTTCGCGGCGCTGCTCGGCAACCCCGAACATGGCCGCTGGAAGCTGGCTCCGTCGAGCCGGGGCCCGGTGATGGTGAAGCGGCGCTACCGCCCGGACAGCCTCG from Melittangium boletus DSM 14713 includes the following:
- a CDS encoding HdeD family acid-resistance protein, whose translation is MATPEIPLNSSSRGSRPASALWGGPFVMGLLLTVLGVLALGAVVWTSFVSVLFYGAALGVAGILEIVHGFRVRGSGPYLHFVLGGILSLLVGVLVLAQPGVGLVSLTLLLAAYFLASGCFRGITSAMDRYPNWGWDFAYGVVSVILGALIFFRLPASSLWVLGVVVGVEIFTRGLSIMAASLAVRGVLRREQAG
- the zwf gene encoding glucose-6-phosphate dehydrogenase; amino-acid sequence: MAQETHSDALVFFGATGDLAYKQIFPSLLALVARDGLSVPIIGVAKAGWNLDQLKERARASIREHGQAHDEDSLQRLFQLLRYVDGDYRDPGTFNAVKKELGQAQRPLHYLAIPPSLFGTVVEGLSKAECLSQARVVVEKPFGRDLASARALNETLHRFLPESSIFRIDHFLGKEPVQNLLFFRFANVFLEPIWNRQHVRSVQVTLAESFGIKGRGAFYEEVGAVRDVLQNHLLQIVALLTMDAPFCSSAEALRDEKARVFKAMRSLSPDSVVRGQFRGYRQVPGVAPDSRVETFAAVRLFIDSWRWADVPFYIRAGKCLPTDATEVFVELNHPPRPIFEAPTQASPNFVRFRLGPDVRISIGARAKKPGTSMEGEDVDLVASQHSAAAMKPYERLLGDAMRGDISLFARQESVEEAWRVVDPILHDGQVHEYEPGTWGPREADVLAPQGAWRTVLADSGGVQVVRDARDEAHRSDEALPEGAQRLKPAAR
- the gnd gene encoding phosphogluconate dehydrogenase (NAD(+)-dependent, decarboxylating), whose product is MIGLGRMGAAMVRRLLKAGHSCVVHDTRRESVDSLQKDGAQGAHSLEELVRRLPAPRAVWLMLPAGVVDGTLTKLTALLEAGDTVIEGGNSHYRDDLRRSAELRARGIHYVDAGVSGGVWGQTRGYCLMIGGEQEAVGRLEPVFSALAPGVEAEPRTPGREGPPTPAEQGWLHCGPNGAGHFVKMVHNGIEYALMAAYAEGLNILHHANVGKHPPTADAETAPLREPEAYPYDFNLAEVTELWRRGSVIGSWLLDLSAQALFKNPELSDFSGRVSDSGEGRWTQQAAIDEGVPTPVLASALYSRFTSQGEAEFSNKLLSAMRFAFGGHLEKKMKGGG